In Halobacterium noricense, the genomic stretch ATCGACGACGCACTCCCAGTAGTACCAGTTGGTCGCGTACGGGTCGCCGGCGCGCTCCCGGAGCAGGTCTTCGCTGACCGTGAGCTGTTCGCCGGGCGTCTCCCAGCGGTAGCCGCCGTTCGCGGGTTCGACGACGAGGCCGTCGAAGTCGATGCCGTCGTCGGCGTGCTCGACGAGCGCCGCTTCGACGTCGTCGAGGGTGTCGGCTGCGGACATCAGTCTCCCGCGCTCGTGGCGCTGTCACTCTCGGTCTGCTGGCGCACGCGCTCGATGGCGTCCGCGAGGTCGGCGCCCGCGTCGTCGGCGCGCTCGAGGATCACGTCTGCGACCAGCGGCTCAGTTCCCACGGCGCCAGAGTACCAGATGCGGTGGCCGTCGACTTCCGCCGGGACGTCGTAGCCCGTGCGGTAGTCGTCGGTGAGGCCCATGTCTTCGGGGATGTCCTCCTGGGTGTGGAAGCCGTCGGCGACGAACAGCGGGACGACGACGATGTCCTCCGCGTCGAAGAACTCCGTGACGTCGTCCACCTCCGGGTCCTCGTCCATGAACACCGCCTTCACTTCCTCGAAGCGGCCGGTGTCGCGGATGCGGTCGGCGTGGTAATGGATAGCTTTCGCGGAGTTCTCGTTGCGCTCGGTGCCGTGGCCGACGACCGCGAGCCCAAAGCCCTCGCCGACGCCGGGATCGTCGGTGATGGACTTCGCGCGTTCGACGATGACGTCGCTCATCGAGTCGTGGGTGCCGACCGGCCCGCAGTAGTGGACGGTCTTGTCGACGTCCTCGGCCCGCACGGTGACGTGATCGGCGTCCGTGCCGTCCGAGTCCCAGTCCTCGGGATCCCACTCGTTGAGGCGGAGTTCCCGGGGGATGACTTGCTCCGTGAAGTAGCCCTCGGAGATGAACAGCGGGACGACGAACACCTCCTCGGATTCGAGCGTGCGCAGCACTTCGCGGAACGACGGCTCTTCCTTCCAGAACGCCTCCCGGACCTCGTCGAATGCACCCGACGCGCGGATTGTGTCCGCGTGTGTGAACGCCGGGTCCGAGGAACCCGGGTTGAGGTGTGAACCGTGGCCGACGATGACCAGCGCTTGCATGCTCTCTCGTTGGGGAGATGCGTCCTTAGTGGCTTCGCAACCGGCGGCCAACGACCCGAGTAGCGGACAAATTCGCCCCTTTTATCCTGTTGTGCGAGAATCACGTCCTATCGATGGGGCGACAGACGCTGCTGGCGGTCGCGGTCGCTGCCCTCCTCGTCACGAGCGGCTGCACCGGCCTCGACGTCCTCGCGGACGACGCGGCGACGCCGTCGGACGTCGACGTCGCCCAGCGCTACGACTCCCTCGACACCCTCGAAGCCACCCGGGTGACCACCGTCGACGACGGGAACACCACCAACGAAACTCGCGCGCTCGTCCGCGTCGACTTCACGACCGACCCGCCCCGCCGGTACCAGCGAACGCTCGCGCCCGAATCCCGTGCGGGAGACGTGACGGTGCTCAACGAGTCCGGGGCACTGCTGTACGACGCTGACGAGAATACAGTGAGGCGCGTCCCACGGATCGATGGATGGACGACCAGAAACCAGTCCGCGTACCTCGCACGAATCGTCGCGGCCGCGCACGGCGATGGCGTGGCCGAGGTGTCGGACGGCGTCTCGCCGCTTCCCATCATCCCAACGACCCGGAGCGGACCGTCGATTCCCGAGGACGCTATTGAGGGCTTCGAGGTCGAGTATCTCGGGACGCAGCGCGTCGCCGGGCGGACCGCCCACGGCTTCGAGTTGACCGCGGTCTCGGAGGCGGCGTTGACCGCGAACCAGACGCTGTGGCTGGACAGCGAGTACTACTACCCACTAAAGACCAGCCGCCGCATCGACTACCGGAACCGCACTATCGAGGCGACGTCGCGTCTAAAAACAGTCACGTTCGACGCCGACCTCCCGGCGGACGCGTTCCACTTTGACGTCCCCGAGGACGCGACAGGGGAGACGCTGAACGTCTCCACGCAGACGTTCGACTCGGCGAGCGCGCTCCGGGAGCACGTCGACTTCTCCGTTCCCGACCCAGAGGTGCCCGCGGCGTACGAGTTCGACGAAGCACAGTACGTCAGCGGAAATGTGACGCAGGCCAGCCTCCAGTACGTCACGGCGGACGGCGAGCAACTCACGGTCACCAAGACGACGTCCGGGCCGAACGCGAACGGGTGGTTTACCTCCGGTGAGAACGTCACCGTCGCGGGCCACGACAGCCAGTACCTCACGACGCCGCGAAGCAACTTCGTGTCGTGGTCGTGCGGCGATACCCGGTACGCCGTGGTCGCCACCGACCTCGAAAAGGAGTCGCTGTTGGCGGTCGCCGACTCCGTCGGCTGCGAATAGCTACGACGGTCGGCGGTACAGCGAGTACGCGATGCAGAGCAAGCCCGCGAGCTGGAGCATCCGGACAACGAGCCGGAACGGCGCTTCGAGAGTCGTGTCGAGGACGCCGTACCGGAGCATCGCGGAGCCGACGAACGTCGCGGTGTACGTCACCGCCGTCAGGAGCACCAGCCCCGCCGAGAGGTACTGCATCGGCACGCTCTGGTGGCGACGGAACCCCCGGTAGGCGTGGTAGCCGATGAACAGTCCGACGGCGGTCGCGGCGAACGACGCGGCGACGTTGACGACGTAGAGTGCGTTCATTACAGTCCCTCCCACATTCTCGTGAAGCGGTCGGCGACGTCCTCGGATTCGCACTCGACCTCGGTAGTGTACTCGCCGTCGTTGAGTTCGAGAGTGAACCGGCGGAACGTCGCGCGGTAGACGCGGTGGTGGTTGCCGTCCGACCGGACGTTGATGGACTCCTCCAGCAACTCGTGGTCGGTCAGGTCGTCGATTCGCCGATACACCGTCGCGGTCGACGCGTCACAGGCCTCGCTCAGTTGGCTCGCGGACATGGGTTCCGTGCTCGCCGCTGCGAGGATGGCGCGGGCGTGCTCGTCGTCGAGCAACGAGAGCACCGATGTCGGGTCGCTGTCCTCGCTCACGGCGCGTCGTACTCGCCACGGGGGTTTAAAATGGTGGAGTGCTCGCAGTCGCTGAGACTTATGCCCCCGCGGCGACGAAATCGAGGTATGACTCAGGCGGCGGTGA encodes the following:
- a CDS encoding CbiX/SirB N-terminal domain-containing protein → MQALVIVGHGSHLNPGSSDPAFTHADTIRASGAFDEVREAFWKEEPSFREVLRTLESEEVFVVPLFISEGYFTEQVIPRELRLNEWDPEDWDSDGTDADHVTVRAEDVDKTVHYCGPVGTHDSMSDVIVERAKSITDDPGVGEGFGLAVVGHGTERNENSAKAIHYHADRIRDTGRFEEVKAVFMDEDPEVDDVTEFFDAEDIVVVPLFVADGFHTQEDIPEDMGLTDDYRTGYDVPAEVDGHRIWYSGAVGTEPLVADVILERADDAGADLADAIERVRQQTESDSATSAGD
- a CDS encoding LolA family protein, which translates into the protein MGRQTLLAVAVAALLVTSGCTGLDVLADDAATPSDVDVAQRYDSLDTLEATRVTTVDDGNTTNETRALVRVDFTTDPPRRYQRTLAPESRAGDVTVLNESGALLYDADENTVRRVPRIDGWTTRNQSAYLARIVAAAHGDGVAEVSDGVSPLPIIPTTRSGPSIPEDAIEGFEVEYLGTQRVAGRTAHGFELTAVSEAALTANQTLWLDSEYYYPLKTSRRIDYRNRTIEATSRLKTVTFDADLPADAFHFDVPEDATGETLNVSTQTFDSASALREHVDFSVPDPEVPAAYEFDEAQYVSGNVTQASLQYVTADGEQLTVTKTTSGPNANGWFTSGENVTVAGHDSQYLTTPRSNFVSWSCGDTRYAVVATDLEKESLLAVADSVGCE
- a CDS encoding DUF7521 family protein, with protein sequence MNALYVVNVAASFAATAVGLFIGYHAYRGFRRHQSVPMQYLSAGLVLLTAVTYTATFVGSAMLRYGVLDTTLEAPFRLVVRMLQLAGLLCIAYSLYRRPS
- a CDS encoding ArsR/SmtB family transcription factor, which gives rise to MSEDSDPTSVLSLLDDEHARAILAAASTEPMSASQLSEACDASTATVYRRIDDLTDHELLEESINVRSDGNHHRVYRATFRRFTLELNDGEYTTEVECESEDVADRFTRMWEGL